The region AATTTTAGTAAAACTCTGCTATACTTTGACATATATAACACCTCTATCTATTAATTTATCACAAACTAGTAATTTTTTCTAGTATAAATATCCATTTCTTAAAAAAAGGAAACACTAAGTGTTTCCTTTTATTTAAATTACATATGAAAATCCATATAATTATTGCATTTGCTTTGCAACTTCTTCAGCAAAATTTTCTTCTCTTTTTTCTAAACCTTCACCAGTTTCAAAACGAACATATTTCTTAACAGATAATTGAACACCAGTTTCTTTTGCTACTGAAGCGATATATTTAGAAACATTTAAATCGCCATCTTTTACATATGCTTGATCTAATAGACATATTTCTTTCATTTCTTTATTTAAACGACCGATAATCATTTTCTCAATTATATTATCAGGCTTATTTGGATTTTCGTTCTTAGCTTGTTGCTTAAGAATTTCTTTCTCTTTTTCAATATAATCAGCATCTACTTGATCTCTAGAAATGTATTTAGGTGATACAGCTGCAACTTGCATTGCTATATTTCTAGCACATTCAATTGTTGCATCATTAGCTTCCCCTACCATTTCTACAAGAACACCGATTTTTCCACCACCATGAATATAAGAAGCTACAAAACTTCCATCTGCTTCGATTTTTTCAAATCTTCTGATGTTCATGTTTTCACCAATAACTGCTATTTGCTCTGTTAAAGCATCTTTAACGGTTTTACTTTCATCTTTAACCCAAGCATCATTTAAGAATCCTTCAATATCATTAGCTTTTGTATTTGCTGCTGCTGTAGCAACATCTGCAACATAACCTTTAAAAGTATCATTTTTAGCAACAAAATCAGTCTCACTGTTTACTTCTACGATTGAAGCAACT is a window of Vallitalea longa DNA encoding:
- the tsf gene encoding translation elongation factor Ts: MAVTASMVKELRERTGAGMMDCKKALVENNEDMEKAVEFLREKGLAKAAKKAGRIAAEGLVATYISDDNKVASIVEVNSETDFVAKNDTFKGYVADVATAAANTKANDIEGFLNDAWVKDESKTVKDALTEQIAVIGENMNIRRFEKIEADGSFVASYIHGGGKIGVLVEMVGEANDATIECARNIAMQVAAVSPKYISRDQVDADYIEKEKEILKQQAKNENPNKPDNIIEKMIIGRLNKEMKEICLLDQAYVKDGDLNVSKYIASVAKETGVQLSVKKYVRFETGEGLEKREENFAEEVAKQMQ